The Natrinema salaciae genome contains a region encoding:
- a CDS encoding PAS domain S-box protein → MDSRDESLSGSVSMDPIRVLYVDDESECVAASAELRECEDVAIETYSVTTASDGLDRLAETDIDCIVSEYGLPDADGVAFLEAVRMRDEDVPFILFPEAGSESIASEAIAAGVTDYLPNDGSSDRYSALAERIVTAVDRARTRLQNRRQLHAIETAREGIGLLDDDGRFVYVNRAYADLYGYEPAELIGAHWERLYPDDDVATVRDEIIPTVMAEGDWCGETTGRRADGTTFVEAHSLSTTGNGDLVCTVQDITERKERERDLERYETIIDALGDPVYTVDEAGRYTFVNDAYADLTGYEKDEIRGRHVSFLLDDPSVERARACVRSLLSDRNDAQKKTYEITVETSGGEGIQCEDHLSLLPLENGRFRGVAGVVRDITERTERERELEQYETILKTIPDEVYSLDPDGYFTRVVPPINAEMSTMGYSPAELVGEHVSKIMDAEDVAEGEAEIAAVLSDDDRENASFEMEIITNDGERVPIENHIAILPPDEHGRFRGTVGVLRDITDRKARERELRAQNERLERFASIVSHDLRNPLNVAQGNLEQARENADCDGEALEAVDWAHDRMSVLIDNLLTVARQRDPDPDLEPIELATLVDDCWRHVETADARLRIETDALVLADRARLTQLLENLIRNAVEHGGPTVTITVGDLETAAGDGFYVADDGPGIPDDERERVLESGYSGTGDGTGLGLAIVERIADAHGWTVTVTTGDDDGARFELTGVESGNRRAGGDEE, encoded by the coding sequence ATGGACAGCCGAGACGAATCCCTGAGCGGGAGCGTCTCGATGGACCCGATCCGCGTGTTGTACGTGGACGACGAGTCAGAGTGTGTCGCTGCGAGCGCCGAACTCCGCGAGTGTGAGGATGTCGCCATCGAAACGTACAGTGTGACCACCGCGAGCGACGGACTCGATCGACTCGCCGAGACGGATATCGACTGCATCGTTTCGGAGTACGGGCTGCCAGACGCGGACGGAGTAGCGTTTCTGGAGGCGGTCCGGATGCGAGACGAGGACGTCCCGTTTATCCTGTTCCCAGAGGCCGGCTCGGAGTCGATCGCGAGCGAAGCGATTGCTGCGGGCGTCACGGACTATCTGCCGAACGACGGCTCGAGCGATCGGTATTCGGCGCTGGCGGAGCGAATCGTTACCGCCGTCGACCGGGCCCGAACGCGCCTGCAGAACCGGCGGCAACTCCACGCCATCGAAACGGCGCGGGAGGGGATCGGTCTCCTCGACGACGACGGCCGTTTCGTCTACGTGAACCGAGCGTACGCGGACCTCTACGGCTACGAGCCGGCGGAGCTGATCGGCGCTCACTGGGAGCGGCTCTATCCGGACGACGACGTCGCGACCGTCCGTGACGAGATCATTCCGACGGTGATGGCCGAGGGCGACTGGTGCGGAGAGACGACCGGCCGCAGGGCCGACGGCACGACCTTCGTCGAAGCGCACTCGCTGTCGACGACCGGCAACGGCGACCTCGTCTGTACGGTGCAGGACATCACCGAGCGCAAGGAACGCGAGCGCGATCTCGAGCGCTACGAGACGATCATCGACGCCCTCGGGGACCCCGTCTACACGGTCGACGAGGCGGGACGGTACACGTTCGTCAACGACGCCTACGCCGACCTGACCGGCTACGAAAAGGACGAGATCCGCGGCCGACACGTCTCGTTCCTCCTCGACGACCCGTCCGTGGAACGGGCCAGAGCGTGTGTCAGGTCGCTGCTCTCCGATCGGAACGACGCGCAGAAGAAAACCTACGAGATCACCGTCGAGACGAGCGGCGGCGAAGGAATCCAGTGTGAGGACCACCTCTCCTTGCTGCCGCTCGAGAACGGCCGCTTTCGGGGTGTCGCCGGCGTCGTTCGGGACATTACCGAACGGACGGAACGCGAGCGGGAGCTCGAGCAGTACGAGACGATCTTGAAAACGATCCCCGACGAAGTGTATAGTCTGGACCCCGACGGCTACTTTACACGGGTCGTGCCGCCGATCAACGCGGAGATGTCGACGATGGGATACAGCCCGGCTGAGCTGGTCGGCGAGCACGTCTCGAAGATCATGGACGCCGAGGACGTCGCCGAGGGGGAAGCGGAAATCGCCGCGGTGCTGAGCGACGACGACCGCGAGAACGCGTCGTTCGAGATGGAGATCATCACCAACGACGGCGAGCGGGTGCCGATCGAGAACCACATCGCGATTCTCCCGCCGGACGAGCACGGCCGCTTTCGGGGGACCGTCGGCGTGTTGCGCGACATCACCGACCGCAAGGCCCGAGAACGCGAACTGAGGGCACAGAACGAGCGACTCGAGCGCTTCGCCAGCATCGTCTCGCACGACCTCCGAAACCCGCTCAACGTCGCGCAGGGCAACCTCGAGCAGGCCCGCGAGAACGCCGACTGTGACGGCGAAGCGCTCGAGGCCGTCGACTGGGCGCACGATCGGATGTCGGTCCTGATCGACAATCTCCTGACCGTCGCACGGCAACGGGATCCGGATCCGGATCTCGAACCGATCGAACTGGCGACCCTCGTCGACGATTGCTGGCGACACGTCGAGACGGCCGATGCGAGGCTCCGAATCGAAACCGACGCCCTCGTGCTTGCCGATCGCGCTCGGCTCACCCAGCTCCTCGAGAACCTGATTCGAAACGCCGTCGAACACGGGGGGCCGACCGTCACGATCACCGTCGGCGACCTCGAGACCGCGGCGGGAGACGGGTTCTACGTCGCGGACGACGGCCCCGGGATACCGGACGACGAACGCGAGCGGGTCCTCGAGAGCGGCTATTCGGGCACCGGCGACGGAACCGGCCTCGGGCTCGCGATCGTCGAACGGATCGCCGACGCCCACGGCTGGACGGTCACCGTCACTACCGGCGACGACGACGGTGCGCGGTTCGAACTGACGGGAGTCGAATCGGGTAATCGACGAGCCGGCGGCGACGAGGAGTAA
- a CDS encoding DUF5785 family protein, giving the protein MSNEWPVDPDGEEGSDGMRRYDMRIIADKVDEEEDFPMNRDEFVAEYGDYPIRINHEKVVALSDIFDYVEPEEFETMVDMHKAVGAAMRAGNFWTYHPKGDDPEKKHA; this is encoded by the coding sequence ATGAGCAACGAGTGGCCAGTCGATCCTGACGGCGAGGAGGGCAGCGATGGGATGCGCAGGTACGACATGCGGATCATCGCAGACAAGGTCGACGAGGAGGAGGACTTCCCCATGAACCGCGACGAGTTCGTCGCGGAGTACGGCGATTACCCGATCCGGATCAACCACGAGAAGGTCGTCGCACTCAGCGATATCTTCGACTACGTCGAACCCGAGGAGTTCGAGACGATGGTCGACATGCACAAGGCCGTCGGTGCGGCGATGCGCGCCGGAAACTTCTGGACGTACCATCCGAAGGGCGACGACCCCGAGAAGAAACACGCCTGA
- a CDS encoding GTP cyclohydrolase III: MTNTQVTLVQIDNYGPWTVTPEPRREADLQTMQSRLYADISQFVGNRGGYVFFTRFDNMIAVTNGCSLEDHALMQESVGNRYPVTLSLGVATGRSPVQALSDATERLQDAGSAQDETRRECLEGRVIGDDHRSDDDVQIAHFDVIDATGNYTDELNAFDTFIRIEQGYAELMRHMRYSHESLSFFVGGDNVIVVCPDLGTAEYEEAISHVEEAVDVEMQVGVGRGPNAHEAGFAAKHALETCRADGTRVELEWETA; the protein is encoded by the coding sequence GTGACTAACACGCAGGTAACGCTCGTTCAGATCGACAACTACGGGCCGTGGACCGTGACGCCGGAACCCCGGCGGGAAGCGGATCTCCAGACCATGCAGTCCCGGCTGTACGCGGACATCTCGCAGTTCGTCGGTAACCGCGGCGGCTACGTCTTTTTCACTCGCTTCGATAACATGATCGCCGTCACGAACGGCTGCTCGCTCGAGGATCACGCCCTCATGCAGGAGTCGGTCGGCAACCGATACCCCGTGACGCTCAGCCTCGGTGTCGCCACCGGGAGAAGCCCCGTGCAGGCACTGTCCGACGCGACCGAACGCCTGCAAGACGCCGGCAGCGCACAGGACGAAACCCGCCGCGAGTGTCTCGAGGGCCGCGTCATCGGCGACGACCACCGGTCCGACGACGACGTCCAGATCGCCCACTTCGACGTGATCGACGCGACCGGCAACTACACGGACGAACTCAACGCCTTCGACACGTTCATCCGGATCGAACAGGGCTATGCGGAACTCATGCGACACATGCGCTACTCCCACGAGAGCCTCTCTTTCTTCGTCGGCGGCGACAACGTCATCGTCGTCTGTCCGGACCTCGGGACGGCCGAGTACGAGGAAGCGATCAGCCACGTCGAGGAGGCCGTCGACGTCGAGATGCAGGTCGGCGTCGGCCGCGGGCCGAACGCCCACGAGGCGGGCTTCGCGGCGAAACACGCCCTCGAGACCTGCCGAGCGGACGGAACCAGGGTCGAACTCGAGTGGGAGACGGCCTGA
- a CDS encoding CBS domain-containing protein: MESELSVRDVLTTDYVGVSESDALRGVVGLMRDERTSCALVVRGADPVGIVTEWDVLGVVADARDPADTTVGDVMTTPVITVSPDRSLTDVATMMARQNIRNVVVEDESGIVGLVTQRDVIAAAGSFQATMTPARSTDPPVDSERGVAEPAAARTTEEGDTQLLPNGGDEYTTQGVCEACGSLADALWDANGQLVCADCRTV, from the coding sequence ATGGAATCGGAACTGTCCGTCAGAGATGTCCTGACGACCGACTACGTCGGCGTCAGCGAGTCCGACGCCCTCCGCGGAGTCGTGGGACTCATGCGCGACGAACGGACGAGCTGTGCGCTGGTCGTCCGCGGCGCGGACCCAGTTGGCATCGTGACAGAGTGGGACGTGCTCGGCGTCGTCGCCGACGCCCGCGATCCAGCCGACACGACCGTCGGCGACGTGATGACGACGCCGGTCATCACGGTCAGTCCCGATCGGTCGCTCACGGACGTCGCCACCATGATGGCCCGCCAGAACATCCGTAACGTCGTCGTCGAAGACGAGAGCGGTATCGTCGGCCTGGTCACCCAGCGTGACGTCATCGCCGCCGCCGGCTCGTTCCAGGCGACCATGACTCCTGCTCGCTCGACCGACCCGCCGGTCGACAGCGAACGCGGGGTCGCCGAACCGGCGGCCGCCCGTACGACCGAGGAGGGTGACACCCAACTGCTCCCCAACGGGGGCGACGAGTACACCACGCAAGGCGTCTGTGAGGCCTGCGGCTCGCTCGCCGACGCACTCTGGGACGCCAACGGGCAACTGGTCTGTGCTGATTGTCGGACGGTGTGA
- a CDS encoding phosphoglycerate kinase, producing MIETLDDLDVEGTTVGVRVDVNSPIDDDGTLADDARLRAHVDTLSELLDRGGRVAVLAHQGRPGGDDFVSLESHADRLSELLDRPVGYVDATFTAAAREAVSGLANGDCVVLENTRFYSEEYMEFDPERAARTHLVEGLESVLDAYVNDAFAAAHRSQPSLVGLPTVLPSYAGRVMESELDVLGSIEETGEPRVYVLGGAKVPDSIDVAWSVLEKGLADHVLTAGVVGNVFLIADGVDLGDASSDFIYDQGYWDEIDRAADLLDAYGDRIAIPRDVAVDRGDDRHELGINALPPGDEEAAMDIGESTLDYYRRILADAETVILNGPAGVFEDERFETGTRQLYSAATDIPTSIVGGGDTASALRRLGIDGFSHVSTGGGAALRMLTAESLPAVTALENAPQQPAADD from the coding sequence ATGATCGAGACCCTCGACGACCTGGACGTCGAAGGGACTACCGTCGGTGTTCGCGTCGACGTCAATAGTCCGATCGACGACGACGGCACGCTCGCGGACGACGCCCGGCTTCGTGCCCACGTCGACACCCTCTCGGAACTGCTCGACCGCGGCGGTCGCGTCGCCGTCCTCGCCCACCAGGGACGACCCGGCGGCGACGATTTTGTCTCGCTCGAGTCCCACGCAGATCGCCTCTCGGAACTGCTCGACCGGCCAGTCGGCTACGTCGATGCGACCTTTACGGCGGCCGCCCGCGAGGCGGTCAGCGGCCTCGCGAACGGCGACTGCGTCGTCCTCGAGAATACGCGCTTCTACAGCGAAGAGTACATGGAATTCGATCCCGAGCGGGCCGCTCGAACGCACCTCGTCGAGGGACTGGAATCCGTCCTCGACGCCTACGTCAACGACGCCTTCGCCGCGGCACACCGGTCGCAACCCTCGCTCGTCGGCCTCCCCACCGTGCTCCCCAGCTACGCCGGCCGCGTCATGGAGTCCGAACTCGACGTGCTGGGCTCTATCGAGGAGACCGGCGAACCCCGCGTCTACGTCCTCGGCGGCGCGAAAGTCCCCGACTCGATCGACGTGGCCTGGTCCGTCCTCGAGAAGGGACTGGCCGATCACGTCCTCACCGCGGGCGTCGTCGGCAACGTCTTCCTCATCGCCGACGGCGTCGACCTGGGCGACGCCAGCTCGGACTTCATCTACGATCAGGGGTACTGGGACGAGATCGACCGCGCCGCCGACCTGCTCGACGCCTACGGGGACCGGATCGCCATCCCGCGGGACGTCGCCGTCGACCGGGGCGACGACCGACACGAACTCGGCATCAACGCCCTGCCGCCCGGGGACGAAGAAGCCGCCATGGACATCGGCGAATCGACGCTGGACTACTACCGGCGCATCCTCGCGGACGCGGAGACGGTCATCCTCAACGGCCCCGCCGGCGTCTTCGAAGACGAGCGCTTCGAGACGGGGACGCGACAGCTCTACAGCGCGGCCACGGACATCCCCACGAGCATCGTCGGCGGCGGCGACACGGCCTCCGCACTGCGCCGGCTCGGGATCGACGGCTTCTCCCACGTCAGCACCGGCGGCGGCGCCGCGCTCCGGATGCTCACCGCCGAATCGCTCCCCGCCGTCACTGCACTCGAGAATGCCCCCCAACAGCCCGCAGCCGACGATTGA
- a CDS encoding GNAT family N-acetyltransferase yields the protein MPPNSPQPTIEPASRDDLETLADLWVRLARDQRRYDSAVRPDANRETMRETLAAYRVTDGLLVARLEGDIVGFASVSIERGSLELDTTRGLLSNIYVEPAYRGRGIGTALLEAAEESLSRQGAEELLLEVMANNESARRFYRHNGYDEFRVTMARSLEDREENDTHSREDG from the coding sequence ATGCCCCCCAACAGCCCGCAGCCGACGATTGAACCCGCCTCCCGCGACGACCTCGAGACTCTCGCCGATCTGTGGGTCCGACTCGCTCGAGACCAGCGGCGATACGACTCGGCCGTCCGTCCCGACGCGAACCGCGAGACGATGCGCGAGACGCTCGCGGCCTACCGGGTCACCGACGGCCTGCTCGTCGCCCGCCTCGAGGGCGATATCGTCGGCTTCGCTTCGGTGTCGATCGAGCGGGGCTCGCTCGAGCTCGATACCACTCGCGGCCTCCTCTCGAACATCTACGTCGAACCCGCCTACCGCGGCCGCGGAATCGGAACGGCACTGCTCGAGGCCGCCGAGGAGTCGCTCTCTCGACAGGGGGCCGAGGAACTGCTCCTCGAGGTGATGGCCAACAACGAGTCCGCCCGCCGGTTCTACCGACACAACGGCTACGACGAGTTCCGCGTGACAATGGCGCGTTCCCTCGAGGATCGGGAGGAAAACGATACACACTCAAGGGAGGACGGCTAA
- a CDS encoding helix-turn-helix domain-containing protein — MKYLHLSLQYERAVQHPMQRFLTDSATLERSWLITWNLLGEGDVIYTLFYLIGDRERYKQHIAGAEGTVDYNITPVDDSSFYAYVREREKAIFKRFRTAFQQPSVVVVPPLAYRPNGRVDFDVVGEPDDLAGILDRLPDEITAEVSEVGEYDARPGVPAVDLTGRQREALRAAVEVGFYEYPRTGSVADVAEILDCATSTASTHLQKAEARLIRHCIGNRRPR, encoded by the coding sequence ATGAAATACCTTCATCTGTCGCTGCAGTATGAGCGGGCGGTCCAGCATCCGATGCAGCGGTTCCTGACGGATTCTGCGACTCTCGAGCGCAGTTGGCTGATCACGTGGAACTTGCTGGGTGAGGGCGACGTCATCTACACGTTATTTTATCTTATCGGCGACCGTGAACGATACAAGCAACATATCGCTGGTGCCGAGGGGACGGTCGACTACAATATTACACCCGTTGACGACAGCTCTTTCTACGCATACGTTCGGGAGCGCGAGAAGGCGATCTTCAAGCGCTTCCGGACAGCATTCCAACAGCCGTCAGTGGTTGTTGTGCCACCACTCGCCTATCGGCCCAACGGGAGGGTAGACTTCGACGTCGTCGGCGAGCCCGACGATCTAGCAGGAATTCTTGACAGGTTGCCCGACGAAATCACTGCAGAGGTGTCCGAGGTCGGCGAGTACGATGCTCGCCCAGGCGTCCCTGCTGTCGATCTCACGGGCCGGCAGCGTGAGGCGCTTCGAGCGGCGGTTGAGGTCGGGTTCTATGAGTATCCTCGGACCGGGAGTGTCGCAGACGTAGCCGAGATTCTCGACTGTGCAACGAGTACTGCCTCGACCCATCTCCAAAAGGCAGAGGCACGGCTTATCAGACACTGTATCGGAAACAGACGGCCCCGTTGA
- a CDS encoding alpha/beta fold hydrolase — MAGVETLTDTDASLRNAHGLESTAREINDLQLHVVAAGDPDDPLVVLLHGHPDFWYGWRDQIGPLVDAGFRVVVPDQRGCNLSDAPDGIDAYRLSTLATDICELIHSEGQESAHVVGHDFGGFVAWHLALRHPSIVDHLGILNVPHPTVYRKTLRSSPQQIIRSWYVWFYQIPTLPEWLLRRNDMDNMVDSLEITSNEGTFDDETIERYKTAWRYTGIEPRINWYRGFRRSDSPPRDTVTQPTLICWGNDDIALRPSMAEESVDYCDDGQLRMFPDASHWVHHEREEVTEELIRHLA; from the coding sequence ATGGCAGGCGTAGAAACGCTCACGGACACAGATGCATCGTTACGTAATGCACACGGGCTCGAGTCCACCGCCCGCGAAATTAACGACTTGCAGTTACACGTCGTGGCCGCGGGCGACCCCGACGATCCACTGGTCGTCCTCCTGCACGGCCATCCCGATTTCTGGTACGGCTGGCGCGACCAGATCGGTCCGCTCGTTGACGCCGGCTTCCGTGTGGTCGTTCCGGATCAGCGGGGCTGTAATCTGAGCGACGCTCCCGATGGTATCGATGCTTATCGGCTCTCGACTCTCGCAACAGACATCTGCGAGCTGATCCATAGCGAGGGGCAGGAGTCGGCCCACGTCGTTGGGCACGACTTTGGTGGTTTTGTCGCCTGGCATCTCGCTCTCCGGCACCCATCCATCGTCGATCACCTCGGTATCTTGAACGTCCCCCATCCGACGGTCTATCGAAAGACCCTCCGCTCAAGTCCCCAGCAGATCATCCGGAGCTGGTACGTGTGGTTCTATCAGATTCCGACGCTCCCCGAATGGCTTTTGCGTCGGAACGACATGGACAACATGGTCGATTCCCTCGAAATCACGTCAAACGAGGGGACGTTCGACGACGAAACGATCGAGCGCTACAAGACGGCTTGGCGATACACCGGCATCGAACCGAGGATCAACTGGTATCGTGGGTTCCGTCGGTCAGACAGCCCTCCGCGGGACACTGTCACCCAGCCAACGCTGATTTGCTGGGGCAACGATGACATCGCTCTTCGCCCCTCGATGGCCGAAGAGAGCGTCGACTACTGCGACGACGGGCAGCTCCGGATGTTCCCCGATGCGTCACACTGGGTCCATCACGAGCGTGAAGAAGTGACTGAAGAATTGATCCGGCACCTCGCGTAG
- a CDS encoding Lrp/AsnC family transcriptional regulator has translation MTDTSLDEVDRAILRALQEDARHHTNAEISERVDVSATTVGKRIAALEEQGVIQGYRTEIDYEVAGYPLLVLFICTAPIADRERLLRETFDFDGVVNVRELMTGVNNVHILVAGTATDEITRIAHQIDELGFNVNDEILLRNEYNEPSAHFEPGVADE, from the coding sequence ATGACGGACACCAGTCTGGACGAGGTTGATCGGGCCATCCTCCGGGCACTTCAAGAGGACGCACGACACCACACGAACGCCGAGATCAGCGAGCGGGTGGACGTCTCCGCAACCACCGTCGGCAAGCGCATTGCCGCGCTCGAAGAACAGGGGGTTATCCAGGGCTATCGAACGGAAATCGACTACGAGGTGGCTGGCTACCCGCTGCTTGTCCTGTTTATCTGTACGGCCCCGATTGCCGACCGCGAACGCCTACTCCGGGAGACATTCGACTTTGATGGGGTCGTGAACGTCCGCGAGTTAATGACCGGAGTGAATAACGTCCACATCCTCGTCGCTGGCACAGCCACCGACGAGATCACGCGGATCGCCCACCAAATCGATGAACTGGGATTCAACGTGAACGACGAGATCCTGCTGCGCAACGAGTACAACGAGCCGTCGGCCCACTTTGAGCCCGGTGTCGCCGACGAGTGA
- a CDS encoding HalOD1 output domain-containing protein translates to MPVVSPVQTKLPSIAIVESVAAHEGVDPVDLEVPLYDVIDPDALDTLLQGASKDEPTEPLEIEFTYVGYDVTVTRDGAVHVTESG, encoded by the coding sequence ATGCCCGTTGTATCACCCGTGCAAACGAAGTTGCCGAGCATCGCTATCGTCGAATCCGTGGCTGCCCACGAAGGCGTCGATCCCGTAGACCTTGAGGTGCCACTGTACGACGTAATTGATCCTGACGCGCTGGACACCCTCCTCCAGGGAGCGAGCAAGGATGAACCCACCGAGCCGCTCGAGATCGAATTTACCTACGTCGGCTACGACGTGACCGTGACCCGTGACGGCGCCGTCCACGTTACCGAATCTGGATAA
- a CDS encoding AAA family ATPase — protein MIDSRWVFDDAYPTEILHRYEELNGLSRLLKPATIGHRADDVLIYGPSGVGKTATARRMLRDLRQRAKVSSALIECSSKTGNEILHEAIEK, from the coding sequence ATGATTGACTCTCGGTGGGTCTTTGACGACGCATATCCGACCGAGATCCTCCATCGCTACGAAGAGCTCAACGGCCTCTCGCGGTTGCTCAAACCCGCAACGATCGGCCATCGGGCAGACGATGTCCTGATCTACGGTCCCTCGGGCGTGGGGAAGACCGCGACCGCCCGGCGAATGCTTCGCGATCTCCGCCAGCGGGCCAAGGTCAGTTCGGCGCTGATCGAATGCTCAAGCAAGACGGGCAACGAAATCCTCCACGAAGCGATCGAGAAGTAG
- a CDS encoding histidine kinase N-terminal 7TM domain-containing protein yields the protein MNLQYIPEVIPYIWILFLSTLIASGIATYTIVAKPDSLREPSVRAFVGLNVGSALWSGAYAIQVLSVSLQTKLAWFTVAWIGSVLVVVSIFSFAIAYTGYEKWLSRRTLLLVAIEPIFAFVLLVTRYQNLYTQSAETVSVSGLIVLDRSFGPIGLIHVLYLYSLLIVAAGFLLRMAYNSRRVYKVQAIAVLIAILVPIFANIVWFLELGPIEGIDFTPVAFVVSGLVYAVTVYRHHLLDIQPVARTAVVENMRDGFLVIDDTDRIRDANEAVRKMVSRDGPRSVIGRNVTTVLPDVASIIRADSSTDHNEISVDSGDGRRLFDVQVQPLSGEGHFRLLLLRDVTSQHAVEQRYQAYIENASDLITMVDRNGIVHYQSPSVSTVLGYDQSDLTGQFYLEYVHPEDRTRIKDVFRESLTQQDSIRREEYRLRDADGAWREVETIGRNLLGEPFVDGFVLNTRDITERKRRERELRQKNEQLDRFAGILSHDLRNPLAVAQGYLEAASERVECEFHDDIEIAHDRIESILGDVLLLARDGDVITDTEPIDFTRAVKQAWKNVDTADASLSVASDRSIVADEDRLLRLLENLFRNAIEHCGPAVHVRAETCAHGFFVEDDGPGIPDGDRQGIFEFGHTTSESGTGFGLAIVSQIVDGHGWSIQVTESEDRGTRFEFITSPSS from the coding sequence ATGAATTTACAATATATTCCCGAAGTAATTCCATACATCTGGATTCTCTTCCTGTCGACGCTCATCGCCAGCGGAATAGCCACCTATACGATCGTCGCAAAGCCAGATTCGTTGCGTGAGCCCAGCGTCAGAGCGTTTGTCGGCCTCAACGTCGGATCTGCGCTCTGGTCGGGTGCATACGCAATACAGGTATTGAGTGTTTCGTTGCAAACGAAGCTGGCCTGGTTTACGGTAGCATGGATTGGCTCTGTACTGGTAGTGGTGTCTATATTCTCGTTCGCTATCGCGTACACTGGCTATGAAAAATGGCTTTCCCGCAGAACCCTGCTTCTGGTGGCAATTGAACCTATTTTCGCTTTCGTATTGTTGGTGACCCGGTATCAAAATCTGTACACCCAGTCCGCCGAAACCGTCTCCGTTTCAGGACTCATCGTACTAGATCGTTCGTTCGGCCCGATCGGGCTCATTCACGTTCTGTACTTGTACAGCCTCCTGATCGTCGCCGCCGGGTTTTTGCTGAGGATGGCCTACAACTCCCGACGAGTCTACAAAGTCCAGGCTATCGCGGTGTTGATCGCGATTCTCGTTCCGATTTTTGCGAACATTGTGTGGTTTCTCGAACTGGGACCGATCGAAGGGATCGATTTTACGCCGGTCGCGTTCGTCGTCTCGGGGCTTGTATACGCAGTTACGGTCTATCGGCACCACTTGCTGGATATTCAACCAGTCGCCCGTACTGCGGTTGTCGAAAACATGCGCGATGGGTTCCTCGTCATTGACGACACCGACCGAATCCGAGACGCTAACGAAGCAGTTCGTAAAATGGTCTCAAGAGACGGTCCCCGGTCCGTAATCGGCCGTAACGTTACCACGGTGCTTCCGGACGTTGCGTCGATAATTCGTGCGGACTCATCAACAGATCATAACGAAATTTCCGTGGATAGCGGAGACGGGCGACGATTATTCGACGTACAGGTCCAGCCACTCTCAGGTGAAGGACATTTTCGGCTGCTTCTTTTACGCGATGTCACAAGCCAACACGCCGTCGAACAGCGGTATCAGGCGTACATCGAGAACGCGTCGGACCTCATCACCATGGTTGATAGAAACGGAATCGTACATTATCAGAGTCCGTCAGTATCGACCGTCCTGGGGTATGATCAATCGGACCTCACTGGGCAGTTCTACCTCGAATATGTGCATCCCGAAGACCGAACCCGAATCAAAGACGTGTTCCGAGAGTCCCTCACACAACAGGACTCAATCCGGCGTGAAGAATACAGGCTTCGTGACGCTGACGGCGCGTGGCGTGAAGTCGAAACCATCGGTAGAAACCTGCTTGGCGAGCCATTCGTCGACGGGTTCGTATTAAACACCCGTGACATCACAGAACGCAAAAGGCGCGAGCGAGAGCTACGCCAGAAAAACGAACAGCTGGACCGATTTGCGGGCATCCTCAGTCATGACTTGCGTAACCCTCTGGCTGTCGCGCAAGGCTACCTCGAGGCGGCCAGCGAACGCGTCGAGTGTGAGTTCCACGACGATATCGAAATAGCACACGATCGAATCGAATCGATACTCGGTGATGTACTCCTTTTGGCCCGCGACGGAGACGTGATCACTGATACCGAACCGATCGATTTTACGCGCGCTGTCAAACAGGCGTGGAAAAACGTCGATACTGCCGATGCGTCGCTATCCGTAGCTAGTGATCGATCGATCGTCGCCGACGAGGACCGGCTCCTCCGCTTGCTCGAAAATCTCTTTCGTAATGCAATCGAGCACTGTGGACCAGCCGTCCACGTGCGAGCTGAAACGTGTGCGCATGGATTCTTCGTCGAAGATGACGGTCCTGGAATTCCTGACGGCGACAGACAGGGCATTTTCGAGTTCGGTCACACCACGAGTGAGAGCGGGACCGGATTCGGTCTCGCCATCGTCAGTCAAATCGTCGACGGTCACGGTTGGTCGATCCAAGTCACCGAAAGTGAGGATCGTGGTACTCGATTCGAATTCATTACGTCTCCCTCGTCCTGA